One Deltaproteobacteria bacterium genomic region harbors:
- a CDS encoding sigma-54-dependent Fis family transcriptional regulator, with the protein MAKVLIIDDDQMMCQVLADMVRKIGHDAHCAFSLTDGLKAAASSDYDIIFLDVFLPDGNGLEALPALRSSKSFPEVIIITGSGDVSGAALAIKNGAWDYIQKPSTLDGMTLTFIRALEYREAKQAPKPIRALKRQGIIGNSPPILNCLDQVAQVAGSDINVLITGETGTGKELFAWAIHNNSPRAAKNFVVVDCAAIPENLVESTLFGYEKGAFTGADKAFDGLVRQADGGTLFLDEVGELPLSMQKVFLRVLQDHRFRPLRSEKEIQSDFRLVAATNRDLTKMIEKDFFRKDLLFRLQSFTLELPPLKDRSKDIPELTMYYITDLCRRYGTEIKGFSADFFESLAFHDWPGNVRELFHALEGAFTAAHRDPILYPKHLPDSFRIRILQSAVKDKTTLEGEIPKGKNSHSTILPPLQTVREEAVNRAEKQYLQELLSTTGGDITKACPICGLSRARLYGLVKKYGLSFKA; encoded by the coding sequence ATGGCTAAGGTTCTGATTATTGACGATGATCAAATGATGTGCCAGGTATTGGCCGATATGGTCAGAAAAATAGGCCATGATGCGCACTGCGCCTTTTCCCTTACGGACGGGCTTAAGGCCGCCGCTTCTTCAGACTATGATATCATATTTCTCGATGTTTTTTTACCGGATGGCAACGGCCTTGAGGCCTTGCCGGCCTTGCGCTCCAGTAAATCTTTTCCCGAGGTGATTATTATCACCGGCTCGGGGGATGTCTCCGGGGCGGCCTTGGCCATTAAGAACGGGGCCTGGGATTATATTCAAAAACCATCGACCCTTGATGGAATGACTTTGACCTTTATTCGGGCACTGGAATACCGGGAGGCCAAGCAAGCCCCCAAACCCATCAGGGCTTTAAAGCGGCAAGGCATTATCGGTAATAGTCCGCCGATCTTGAATTGCCTGGATCAGGTGGCCCAGGTGGCCGGCAGTGACATTAATGTACTCATAACCGGGGAAACCGGTACCGGCAAAGAGCTCTTCGCCTGGGCAATCCATAATAACAGCCCCCGGGCAGCCAAGAATTTTGTGGTCGTCGACTGCGCCGCCATTCCGGAAAACCTGGTGGAAAGCACCCTTTTCGGTTATGAAAAAGGGGCCTTTACCGGGGCCGATAAAGCCTTCGATGGTTTGGTCAGACAGGCCGATGGCGGAACGCTCTTTCTGGATGAGGTCGGTGAATTACCCCTTTCCATGCAAAAGGTCTTTCTCCGGGTATTGCAGGATCACCGTTTTCGACCTTTACGCAGTGAAAAAGAAATCCAAAGCGATTTTCGATTGGTGGCGGCGACCAACCGGGATTTAACTAAGATGATCGAAAAGGATTTTTTCCGGAAGGATCTCCTTTTTCGCCTCCAGTCCTTTACCCTTGAACTGCCTCCCCTGAAGGACCGCTCTAAAGATATTCCGGAGCTGACCATGTATTATATCACCGATCTTTGCCGTCGATATGGGACGGAGATAAAGGGTTTTTCGGCTGATTTTTTTGAGTCTTTGGCCTTTCATGACTGGCCGGGAAATGTCCGGGAATTATTTCATGCCCTGGAAGGGGCTTTTACGGCCGCCCATCGTGATCCGATCCTTTATCCCAAGCACCTGCCGGATAGTTTTCGTATCCGGATCCTGCAATCGGCGGTGAAAGACAAGACAACATTAGAAGGAGAAATTCCTAAGGGAAAAAATTCTCATTCCACGATCCTGCCGCCACTCCAAACCGTTCGGGAGGAAGCCGTTAACCGGGCGGAAAAACAATACTTGCAGGAGCTGCTTTCTACCACCGGAGGGGATATCACCAAGGCCTGCCCGATCTGCGGTCTTTCCCGGGCCCGTTTATATGGCTTGGTTAAGAAATACGGCCTGTCTTTCAAGGCCTGA
- a CDS encoding PAS domain S-box protein yields the protein MKGKLRILNLEDNPNDAELNRKTLEREGVGCEMVCVETRRAFLEAIEQGGFDIILADYSLPAFDGFSALELARERCPEVPFLFVTGTLGEEIAIEALKSGATDYVLKDHLSRLGPAVLRAMKEKEEIIELRKAEEALRFSEEKYRRFIDDAPIGMFAVDLKGDFTYGNRKVDAITGYRLAEQVGKNFQSIVYPEDLPVILDRIQKRLSGQAISDPYEVRMFHASGKIIWVRITPESIYEKDGEGQERLTGMQAFLEDVTDRKSAEEALRRSEERQSKLLQQTFDIIYETDAFGFIKKISPQTEKVFGLKPEALMGRHFQVLLKESERERIAGQMQKAIEEEGFGTVEFTGKKVDGSEVYCELRHVIEKTDDKMIGTFGVIRDMTEWHKMQAHLQQSQKMEAIGTLAGGIAHDFNNILGAIMGFTQLALYDLPPESPTRYNLDQVLKASDRARDLVKQILAFSRQGEQEKGPIHVLPVVKEVLKLLRASLPKSIEIQQKLSVSEDLILMDSTHLHQVMMNLCTNASQAIQDRKGVIEVSLDEVHLEDGDKPFFQELNPGPFLRISVRDTGGGMEPAILSRIFDPFFTTKKPGQGTGMGLSVVHGIVRSHGGQITVYSEPDKGSTFKVYLPKMEMATDLSEAVKAPLPLGHERILFVDDEAGLVETWVKILKRLGYQVSGLVSSIDALQVFRTRAGQFDLLITDQTMPKMSGTELAREILSFRPDFPIILCSGFSETVTPEEADAMGIRSFLMKPVLLGEIAVAIRRALDGRDG from the coding sequence ATGAAAGGAAAACTGCGCATCCTGAATCTTGAGGACAACCCGAATGATGCCGAACTGAACAGGAAAACGCTCGAAAGAGAAGGGGTTGGCTGTGAGATGGTCTGCGTTGAAACCCGGAGGGCTTTTCTGGAAGCCATTGAACAGGGAGGATTTGATATTATTCTGGCGGACTATTCCCTTCCGGCCTTTGACGGTTTTTCGGCCCTGGAACTGGCCCGGGAGCGTTGTCCCGAGGTACCTTTCCTGTTTGTCACCGGCACCCTGGGGGAAGAGATCGCCATTGAAGCCCTGAAAAGCGGGGCCACGGATTATGTGCTCAAAGACCACCTTTCGCGCCTGGGACCGGCCGTTTTACGGGCCATGAAAGAAAAGGAAGAAATCATAGAGCTCCGGAAGGCGGAAGAGGCGCTGCGCTTCAGTGAAGAAAAGTACCGGCGGTTTATCGATGATGCGCCTATCGGTATGTTTGCGGTCGATTTAAAGGGGGACTTTACCTATGGGAACCGGAAGGTGGATGCCATCACCGGGTACAGACTGGCTGAGCAGGTAGGCAAAAATTTCCAATCTATAGTCTATCCGGAAGATCTGCCTGTCATCCTGGACAGGATTCAGAAAAGGCTCTCCGGCCAGGCTATTTCAGATCCCTACGAAGTCAGAATGTTCCATGCTTCCGGCAAAATAATCTGGGTTCGAATCACACCTGAGTCCATTTATGAGAAGGATGGTGAAGGTCAAGAGCGATTGACTGGAATGCAGGCTTTTTTGGAAGATGTGACGGACAGGAAATCGGCCGAAGAGGCCTTGCGCCGGAGTGAGGAGAGGCAAAGTAAATTACTACAACAGACTTTCGACATTATCTATGAGACCGATGCCTTCGGATTTATTAAAAAGATTTCGCCTCAAACCGAAAAGGTCTTTGGCCTGAAGCCGGAAGCCTTGATGGGCCGCCATTTTCAGGTATTATTAAAAGAATCCGAGCGAGAGCGGATTGCAGGACAAATGCAAAAAGCGATCGAAGAGGAAGGATTCGGTACGGTTGAATTCACCGGTAAGAAAGTCGATGGGAGTGAGGTCTATTGTGAACTGCGGCATGTTATTGAAAAGACTGATGATAAAATGATCGGGACCTTCGGGGTTATCCGGGATATGACGGAATGGCACAAGATGCAGGCCCATCTGCAACAATCTCAAAAAATGGAGGCCATCGGGACCCTGGCCGGCGGGATTGCCCATGATTTTAACAACATTTTAGGGGCTATTATGGGCTTTACCCAGTTAGCCCTGTATGATCTTCCCCCGGAATCACCCACGCGATACAACCTGGATCAAGTGCTTAAGGCCAGCGACCGGGCCAGGGACCTGGTCAAACAAATCCTGGCCTTCAGCCGCCAGGGGGAGCAGGAAAAGGGACCTATCCATGTTCTGCCGGTGGTCAAAGAGGTCCTTAAATTGCTTCGGGCTTCCTTGCCGAAGAGTATAGAGATTCAACAAAAGCTGAGTGTCTCGGAAGACCTGATCCTGATGGATTCGACCCATTTACATCAGGTGATGATGAATTTGTGTACCAATGCCTCCCAAGCCATTCAAGACCGGAAAGGGGTTATAGAGGTCAGTCTGGATGAGGTCCATCTTGAGGATGGAGACAAGCCGTTTTTTCAAGAATTGAATCCAGGCCCTTTTTTGAGGATAAGCGTCAGGGATACAGGCGGGGGCATGGAGCCGGCCATATTGAGTAGGATCTTTGACCCCTTTTTTACCACCAAAAAACCCGGACAGGGCACCGGCATGGGGCTTTCGGTAGTCCATGGGATTGTCAGGAGTCATGGGGGGCAGATCACGGTTTATAGTGAACCGGATAAAGGGAGCACCTTTAAGGTCTACCTCCCCAAGATGGAGATGGCGACAGATCTAAGCGAGGCGGTCAAGGCCCCTTTACCCCTGGGCCATGAGCGGATCCTTTTTGTTGACGATGAAGCGGGATTGGTGGAAACCTGGGTTAAAATCCTGAAACGTTTGGGCTATCAAGTGTCCGGCCTGGTCAGCAGTATCGATGCCCTGCAGGTCTTTCGGACCCGAGCCGGGCAGTTCGATTTGCTTATTACCGACCAGACCATGCCGAAAATGAGCGGTACGGAATTGGCCCGGGAGATTTTATCCTTCCGTCCTGATTTCCCGATTATCCTTTGCAGCGGATTCAGTGAAACCGTTACGCCGGAAGAGGCCGATGCCATGGGGATTCGAAGCTTTTTAATGAAACCGGTTCTCCTGGGAGAAATCGCCGTGGCCATTCGAAGGGCCCTGGATGGGAGAGATGGCTAA